In Pararge aegeria chromosome 5, ilParAegt1.1, whole genome shotgun sequence, one DNA window encodes the following:
- the LOC120623691 gene encoding histone PARylation factor 1 — protein sequence MSEEWKAFVSDTRTACKYGAECYQKNPDHHNQYKHPPQLKAKLNQRKNNRFKPYNRERKPTDGTKARHNDVQDIEVDSEDSKVDKATPSTAQIDDDSTNKCAQESTDVKIPKYLVKSDSVTFYDKDTDADIIKDCFLMEMPEDFFQFYKCLQEDTENVEKLLSSVNLQLIGPYELFLGKLPKLEDKDLYLIHWRFFFDPPEFLAVLKKKGKSEFHIGYYRDDPQEKPVFLAKNDSSANYTITPVAENIFGAVYWFLQNEKKTSPFVSISCQKLMDKVKKWAEQHNFSIEEYNMKKRIQQIVCRTFNNAGIVVPYNKKTQLGYRKLVESDADIKKMFKQLKEAKSHAEKDKILSELQPVITYASIAMDECDFGTGLEVGIALFCSGLPELQTSALKNLEVAYSLLGREAFSKIIQMHVKYRRKGPDMSVVGTD from the exons ATGTCTGAGGAATGGAAGGCCTTCGTAAGTGACACTAGAACAGCCTGTAAATACGGGGCGGAATGTTATCAGAAAAATCCAGACCATCACAATCAGTATAAACACCCCCCACAACTCAAAGCCAAACTGAACCAACGAAAGAATAATCGTTTTAAGCCTTATAATAGGGAGAGGAAGCCCACTGATGGAACTAAGGCGAGACATAATGATGTTCAGGATATTGAAGTTGATTCAGAGGACAGCAAAGTTGATAAGGCGACACCAAGTACAGCTCAGATTGATGATGATTCAACAAACAAGTGTGCACAAGAAAGCACAGATGTTAAGATCCCTAAATATCTCGTTAAATCAGATAGTGTGACCTTTTATGACAAAGATACAGATGCTGATATCATTAAAGATTGTTTCTTAATGGAAATGCCAGAAGATTTTTTCCAGTTTTATAAATGCCTTCAGGAAGATACGGAAAATGTTGAGAAACTCTTGTCTAGTGTGAATTTACAGCTTATTGGTCCATATGAGCTATTTTTAGGTAAATTACCCAAATTGGAAGATAAAGACTTATATTTAATCCACTGGAGATTTTTCTTTGATCCTCCAGAGTTTCTG gcagttttaaaaaaaaaggggaaaagTGAATTTCACATAGGCTACTATAGAGATGATCCACAAGAGAAGCCAGTGTTTCTTGCTAAAAATGACAGTTCTGCAAATTATACCATCACACCAGTTgctgaaaatatttttggagcagttta TTGGTTTTTAcaaaatgaaaagaaaacttCACCATTTGTTTCCATATCATGTCAGAAGTTAATGGATAAAGTTAAGAAATGGGCGGAGCAGCATAATTTCTCTATTGAAGAATATAACATGAAAAAAAGGATACAACAAATTGTTTGTCGGACCTTTAACAATGCAGGCATTGTTGTACCATATAACAAGAAAACCCAGCTTGGGTATAGAAAATTGGTTGAAAGCGATG ctgatattaaaaaaatgttcaaacAACTAAAAGAAGCTAAGTCCCATGCAGAAAAAGATAAAATCTTGTCAGAGTTACAGCCAGTTATCACATATGCAAGTATAGCGATGGATGAATGTGACTTTGGGACAGGCCTGGAAGTGGGCATTGCCTTATTCTGCTCCGGCCTGCCCGAGCTCCAAACCAGTGCCTTAAAAAATCTAGAAGTAGCTTATTCTCTACTGGGCAGAGAAGCTTTTAGTAAAATTATACAG ATGCATGTAAAATATCGTCGCAAGGGTCCAGATATGTCCGTGGTGGGAACCGATTGA